The following are from one region of the Cyclopterus lumpus isolate fCycLum1 chromosome 21, fCycLum1.pri, whole genome shotgun sequence genome:
- the LOC117750656 gene encoding serine/threonine-protein kinase pim-1-like: MFKAKYSVQVKLGEGGYGCVYAGYRREDNLPVVMKHIIIDKELLFHEDSDGLQIPMEVAVLRKLEAESKRHSAHIDLLDWYVVDKELVLVLERPMPAVDLFNYIQHKGGYLEEQEAKIIMKQLVNAAIDLQEKHIFHRDIKPENLLIETCMKLPRVRVIDFGLSCFGGEDDVYDTFYGTHVPPEWASRREYKAGPTTVFQIGMVLFYMVKISSTSPLESVWQLKTDWWLSQYFKEFVKACMNPHSLECTEFYNGCVHVDPDQRFTLEQLKNHPWLR; this comes from the exons ATGTTTAAGGCCAAGTACAGCGTGCAGGTGAAACTTGGCGAAGGAGGATATGGATGCGTGTATGCTGGCTATCGCAGAGAGGATAATCTTCCT GTCGTTATGAAGCATATTATCATAGACAAAGAGCTCCTCTTTCACGAAGACAGTGATGGGCTCCagatccccatggaggtcgcTGTCCTAAGGAAGCTAGAGGCCGAATCAAAGCGGCATTCAGCACACATTGACCTACTGGACTGGTACGTTGTGGACAAggagctggtcctggtgctggagagaccgATGCCGGCCGTAGACCTCTTCAACTACATTCAACACAAAGGAGGCTACTTGGAGGAACAGGAAGCTaag attaTAATGAAGCAGTTAGTGAATGCAGCCATTGACCTCCAggagaagcacattttccaccggGACATCAAGCCGGAAAATCTCCTTATTGAGACCTGCATGAAGTTGCCACGAGTTCGCGTCATCGACTTCGGTCTGAGCTGCTTCGGCGGAGAAGACGACGTCTATGACACCTTCTATG GTACTCACGTCCCCCCAGAGTGGGCCAGTCGGCGGGAATACAAAGCCGGACCCACTACAGTATTCCAGATAGGAATGGTCCTGTTCTACATGGTCAAAATATCATCTACCTCGCCGCTGGAATCCGTTTGGCAGCTGAAGACCGACTGGTGGCTTTCTCAat ATTTCAAAGAATTCGTAAAGGCCTGCATGAATCCTCACTCTCTAGAATGCACAGAATTCTACAACGGTTGCGTACATgtggacccggatcagcggttcaccctggagcagctgaagaaccacccgtggctgagatag